Proteins encoded together in one Peribacillus asahii window:
- the trpE gene encoding anthranilate synthase component I, whose amino-acid sequence MNKVNQQRKIRFKGKTIEGDIHTPIAIFQKLQGEKKFLLESSHSHQDNGRYSYIGTDPYLEVKSIENKVVVTDHETGVTSEEQIKVVEFLKRELLVEVEADGVELPPFNGGAMGYIGYDVIRQYENIGYIPEDELGMPDAHFLFFKQLIVFDHLLQKIHLLTGEEDYEASLANMKKMILEPNVPSEELLAEPLQFSSNFSQTEFEQMVVDAKKAIVAGEVFQIVLSQRFQAPFNGKPFDAYRRLRLANPSPYMFYLEFGDYTVLGSSPESLISVSEKTVNVNPIAGTRPRGKTLEEDKGLEESLLIDEKELAEHRMLVDLGRNDLGRVCEIGSIHLTEEMKIERYQHVMHLASKITGELRDGFTSLDALTVCLPAGTVSGAPKIRAMELINKLENTKRGVYAGSIGYISYGGNLDMALAIRTMIIKNQKAYVQAGAGIVYDSNPTKEYEETQNKARALMEVHKK is encoded by the coding sequence ATGAATAAGGTGAATCAACAAAGAAAAATCCGGTTTAAAGGAAAAACAATCGAAGGAGATATCCATACGCCAATTGCTATTTTTCAAAAGTTGCAGGGTGAGAAGAAATTTTTATTAGAAAGCTCTCATTCTCATCAAGATAATGGCCGCTATTCGTATATTGGTACGGACCCATATTTAGAAGTGAAATCAATCGAAAATAAAGTCGTTGTGACTGATCACGAAACGGGAGTAACGAGCGAAGAACAAATCAAAGTCGTCGAATTTTTAAAGCGTGAGCTACTTGTTGAGGTTGAAGCAGATGGTGTAGAATTGCCGCCTTTTAACGGGGGAGCGATGGGGTATATCGGGTATGATGTCATCCGTCAATATGAAAATATCGGTTACATTCCAGAAGACGAATTAGGTATGCCAGATGCTCATTTTCTGTTTTTTAAACAATTAATTGTGTTTGATCACTTATTACAAAAAATTCATCTATTAACAGGCGAAGAAGATTATGAAGCAAGTCTTGCTAATATGAAAAAGATGATTTTAGAGCCGAATGTTCCGAGTGAGGAATTGTTAGCAGAACCGCTGCAGTTCTCATCTAATTTTAGTCAAACGGAATTTGAACAAATGGTCGTGGACGCAAAAAAAGCGATTGTAGCTGGTGAGGTATTCCAAATTGTACTGTCGCAACGCTTTCAAGCACCTTTTAACGGGAAGCCATTTGATGCCTACCGCCGCTTACGATTAGCGAATCCATCACCGTATATGTTCTATTTAGAGTTTGGAGATTATACGGTACTAGGTTCTTCTCCAGAAAGTCTCATTAGTGTATCTGAAAAAACGGTAAATGTTAATCCCATTGCTGGTACACGCCCAAGAGGAAAGACGCTGGAAGAGGACAAAGGCTTAGAAGAAAGCTTACTCATTGATGAGAAAGAATTAGCAGAGCATCGTATGCTTGTTGATTTAGGAAGAAATGATTTAGGGCGTGTATGTGAGATTGGTTCGATTCATTTAACAGAAGAAATGAAAATTGAACGTTATCAGCATGTGATGCATCTTGCTTCCAAAATTACCGGGGAACTGCGTGATGGATTTACAAGTTTGGATGCGTTAACGGTTTGTCTGCCGGCTGGTACCGTTTCAGGAGCGCCTAAAATTCGCGCAATGGAATTAATTAATAAATTAGAGAATACTAAGCGCGGTGTGTATGCTGGCTCGATTGGTTATATTAGCTATGGTGGAAATTTAGATATGGCCTTAGCGATTCGAACGATGATCATTAAAAATCAGAAAGCATATGTGCAAGCAGGGGCGGGGATTGTATATGATTCTAACCCAACCAAAGAATATGAAGAAACACAAAATAAAGCTAGAGCCCTTATGGAGGTGCATAAAAAATGA